A DNA window from Selenomonas sp. oral taxon 126 contains the following coding sequences:
- the argF gene encoding ornithine carbamoyltransferase encodes MNKGMDLLSIHDLSADDVEEILTLAADLKAKQKAGIPHPLLAGKTLGMIFEKSSTRTRVSFEVGMYQLGGQALFLSSRDLQLGRGEPIKDTARVLSRYLDGIMIRTYGHERIEELAQWADVPVINALSDLLHPCQALTDLLTIREYKGKNLAGLKMAYVGDGNNMTHSLMYAAAKVGMHFAAATPEGYEPNAEVVTNAKADAAATGATITITHNPMEAVAGADVIVTDTWASMGQEAEHDARTAVFRPYQVNWELVAESGDARCIVMHCLPAYRGEEITEDVFEEFADVIFDEAENRLHVQKAIMALVMGD; translated from the coding sequence ATGAACAAGGGAATGGATTTGCTCTCCATCCACGACCTCAGTGCAGACGATGTGGAGGAGATACTGACACTTGCGGCGGATCTTAAGGCAAAGCAGAAGGCAGGCATTCCGCACCCCCTGCTTGCGGGCAAGACGCTCGGCATGATCTTCGAGAAGTCCTCGACGCGCACGCGCGTCTCCTTTGAGGTGGGGATGTACCAGCTCGGCGGTCAGGCGCTCTTTCTCAGCAGCCGTGACCTCCAGCTCGGGCGCGGCGAGCCGATCAAGGATACGGCGCGCGTGCTCTCGCGCTATCTCGACGGCATCATGATCCGCACCTATGGGCATGAGCGTATCGAGGAACTGGCGCAGTGGGCGGATGTCCCCGTTATCAACGCGCTCAGTGACCTCCTGCACCCATGTCAGGCGCTGACCGACCTGCTCACGATCCGTGAGTACAAGGGCAAGAATCTCGCGGGGCTGAAGATGGCATACGTCGGCGACGGCAACAATATGACGCACTCGCTCATGTATGCGGCGGCAAAGGTCGGTATGCACTTTGCGGCGGCAACCCCCGAGGGCTACGAGCCGAATGCCGAGGTCGTCACAAATGCAAAGGCGGATGCAGCGGCAACGGGAGCAACGATCACAATCACGCACAATCCGATGGAAGCGGTTGCGGGCGCAGATGTCATCGTTACGGATACGTGGGCGAGCATGGGGCAGGAGGCGGAGCACGACGCACGCACGGCGGTGTTCCGTCCCTATCAGGTGAATTGGGAACTCGTTGCCGAGTCAGGCGATGCGCGCTGTATCGTGATGCACTGTCTGCCTGCCTATCGGGGAGAGGAGATCACGGAGGATGTCTTTGAGGAGTTTGCCGATGTGATCTTTGACGAGGCGGAGAACCGCCTCCACGTCCAAAAGGCGATCATGGCACTCGTTATGGGTGACTGA
- a CDS encoding acetylornithine transaminase, with protein MKNENEIMARDTASYLPVFARYPIVLDHGDGSYVWDVNGRKYLDALGGIAVNVLGHNYAPLVHAIAEQASRLIHVSNLYYTEPQADAASKLSQLTAGGKVFFGNSGAEANEGAIKAARKYAHTISRDKSQIITALGSFHGRTLATLTATGQEKFHKGFEPLPGGFDYVSFNDISALEEMMSARTAAVMLEPIQGEGGVRMPSDGYLKEVRELCDKYNALLIFDEIQTGMGRTGTFYAYEAQGVMPDIVTLAKGLAGGVPIGAFVVTEKVAAAFHAGDHGSTFGGNPLACAAANVVLDTIADKAFLREVQSVGGYFKEALRGLQEKYPAHIREVRGTGLILGMEMQKSEDAAQIARLCLECGVIINCTAGNVLRFIPPLIFSKTEVDELIAVLDRCILDICDRGGL; from the coding sequence ATGAAGAACGAAAATGAAATTATGGCGCGGGATACGGCGAGCTATCTGCCTGTCTTCGCGCGTTATCCGATTGTGCTCGACCACGGAGACGGTTCGTATGTGTGGGATGTCAATGGGCGAAAATACCTCGATGCGCTCGGCGGGATTGCGGTGAACGTGCTCGGACACAACTACGCGCCTCTTGTGCACGCGATTGCAGAGCAGGCGTCGCGGCTCATCCATGTCTCGAACCTCTACTATACCGAGCCGCAGGCGGATGCTGCGTCAAAGCTGTCGCAGCTGACGGCGGGCGGCAAGGTATTCTTCGGGAACTCGGGCGCGGAGGCGAATGAGGGGGCGATCAAGGCGGCGCGCAAATACGCGCATACGATCTCTCGCGACAAATCGCAGATCATCACGGCGCTCGGCAGCTTTCACGGGCGGACGCTTGCGACATTGACGGCGACGGGACAGGAGAAATTCCACAAGGGCTTCGAGCCGCTGCCCGGGGGCTTCGACTATGTGTCGTTCAACGATATTTCAGCACTCGAGGAGATGATGAGCGCACGCACGGCCGCCGTCATGCTCGAACCGATTCAGGGCGAGGGCGGCGTGCGCATGCCGTCGGACGGCTATCTGAAAGAGGTGCGGGAACTCTGCGACAAATACAATGCCCTCCTGATTTTTGACGAGATTCAGACGGGCATGGGGCGCACGGGGACGTTTTACGCCTATGAAGCGCAGGGCGTAATGCCGGATATTGTCACGCTCGCCAAGGGGCTTGCGGGCGGCGTGCCGATCGGGGCATTCGTCGTCACAGAGAAGGTTGCTGCAGCATTCCATGCGGGCGATCATGGCTCCACCTTTGGTGGGAATCCGCTTGCGTGTGCGGCGGCAAACGTCGTCCTTGATACGATTGCAGACAAGGCTTTCCTGCGTGAAGTGCAGTCGGTCGGCGGATATTTCAAAGAGGCACTGCGCGGCTTGCAGGAGAAATACCCTGCGCATATCAGAGAGGTGCGCGGCACGGGGCTGATTCTCGGCATGGAGATGCAAAAGAGCGAGGACGCAGCACAGATCGCGCGTCTCTGCCTTGAGTGCGGCGTCATTATCAACTGCACGGCAGGAAATGTCCTGCGCTTTATCCCGCCGCTGATTTTCTCGAAGACTGAAGTGGATGAACTGATTGCTGTTTTGGATCGCTGCATCCTTGACATATGTGACCGAGGAGGACTATGA